The DNA sequence CTGCAGCTTTCTTGGGTTTCGGTGCCTTCGGCTTCTTGGTGGGTGGCTTGGCGACCTTCTTGGCCTTCGGTGATTTGGCTGCCTTGGGCTTCTTCGGAGATTTGACTTTTTTGGGCTTGGCTGCCTTTGGTTTCTTGGCTTTTGCCGCCTTTGGCTTGGCGGGTTTCTTGGCtaccttcttcttctcttccttgGCTGGGAGCTTGAAGGATCCGGCGGCGCCTTTACCCTTGGTGAGGATGAGCTTGCCAGAACCGGTGGCGGAGATGACGTACTTGCGGATGAAAGGTGCAAGTTTGTCGGCATCCACCTTGTAGGTGGCGGCGATGTATTTCTTGATGGCCTGGAGGGAGGATCCCTTCTTGTCCTTCAGGGATTTGATGGCCTCGTTGACCATGGTGGCGGTGGGAGGGTGAGCAGCGGGCTTCTTGGGCTTGGCTGCAGCCTTCTTCTTAGGAGTCTTGGGGGTTGCCGGAGCGGCAGCGACTGGAGCGTCAGACATGGTTGAGAGCGGTGCGAGAGTAGCGTTCGAATTGAGAGAAACGAAAGATACGAGTGGCGAGGTGGGGAGTATATTCTTATCCCTCGCGCAAGAGCCAAAAGGAACAAAGCGGCAGTATTTGCACTgttcattttaatttgtttcgtTCCGTGTTCGTGAcacttttcttttctctaaaTTGCTGTATTTTTAACCAATAATTAAGAGAGATCCCCTCTGAACTATGAACTACATAGTTTGGTCTTCCGATTCAACGAATTTTTCTGTCCCGTCGCGAGGTAATATAATTAATCTGGACTGGGTTTTCTGGTCATCCCTTGTTATGCGCTTGGGGTTTCTCGAATAAATTGACGATTCTGTAAGTTTTTTGAGAATTCACCGCGTTACGGTTAGTGCAAATTCAATTCTGGACGTATTTGGCTTTCAAAAAAAGTCCGACCTCATCAAAATCGGTGGAAGAGCGCCGATTTTTCGGACCTCGAAGTTGGTGTGTCCGCACTCTGAATCGAGTTCTCTAACCTGTGTGAAGAGACTAGGCACCCGTTTTCCTCCCCAAAATTGATGTTTTTGGGGGTAGTAGATGGTCTTCACTAAGGGTATTTGTTATGCAGTATCTTCTTTGATAAGAGACTcctaaaaaatggtgaaaatccCCGATTATTCGACATTAGAATCGTTCAAACGCGCCGTCAAGAATAGGTACTCCATGCCAGTCCTATTGTCTTGCTGTAAGGCTGCATTCGTCCTGCAAAGTGAGGCATTGCTCGTTGcatttattttgataattaaAAACAGAATAATTAGCGACCCTTGAGGAGCCGAAATGCCTGGAATTTGAACTTCTCAAATTAATGGAGGTCATCTACCTCCACGGAGAGTCAATGTCAAACGCCCCGCAATGGAACTGAGCATAGCGCATACATCGCTCATCCAGCTACTTACCAATTCCATCGTGTACATTACCATCACGAAACGTTTCGTTAGAAGAAGAAAGAACTCGAAAGAACATCACAAATATATACATTAGTAAGTAGAGAGATACGAAgatttaatgaaataaataaaaaggaaagtttTAGAACGACGGATGAAAGGATTAATATTGCTACATAATAGGGGAGACCGGGGCTAGCTATGTTGGCCACGGGGCTATGATAACCATCGTGGGAATTTTGTAGGGAAAAAGGTAAATTTGATGTTTGATGAGAAAGAAGGTTGGCAGCGATGTAGACTAACAgtttaaaacatcaacatcgATGGTGTCCCCCTCAGTTATGCTCTGtgctataacattcttctttaTCTTCGAAAATCGCccgaaaatgcgatttttttaattttgaattttttttgctgtGGTGCAGAGTATTTcttttatatttcatttttctttgttccTATTTGAAGGAGACCCCCTTTCCTTTCATTTTAGTGTATGGATTTATGGTTTTTGACCCCTTGTTTCTTAGTTGGATGACTTCGATTCGAGGTAACCTCAATCGGGGCTATGTGGACCATTTTTCTGGGGCTATGTTGACCTACTAAGAAAACatactttttacattttttttcgcgTATGGATTCAAAATCATTTTCTATAAGTTTAAAATGGTCTTATTTAGTGGAGCAGTagatcttcttcttcttttttaagtaTCCTTTCGTACCCACTCACTTATTAGATTTGATactgttctttaaaaaaaaaaaaaaaaaaaaaaaaaaaaaaaattattttaaaattttcagctccAAAGGTATTGAGTTTTAAGCTCTTTTAAGTGCAATTGCAATCAACTGAAGAAGGTTCACATAGCCTCCTTACAGGTGGCTCACTTAACCCCGGGGTTGATCAACATAGGACTAAGTCAACTATGTTGACCAAAatggattttttcttaaaaaacgcatgaaattcacaaaattaaactattttgtacaatatttttggttgattttaatTCTACACTGTATGCTCAAGGATTAGAGCATTCAATCCTTCTGTTTCTTCGGACACaagtttgcaaaaaatgtgatCAACATAGTCCCGGTTTCCCCTAGTTTATGTAGGGAGTTTCACTGTTACTTCTTAAGTATGTCATTACATACTCATATGAGGCATGATTTGCTTCTAGTTGTGCTTTCTTGTTAGATATCTGtagttttttcagtgaaagctTCTTATGCCTCTCAAATGGCACTGTTTGCCGGCAGGCTTTAGACGttgtaattaaaatttacatttttcgaacGAACGAAcaaacgaacgaacgaacgaacgaacgaacgaacgaacgaacgaacgaacgaacgaacggaTGAATGCGACGGTCCCTCACAAACGGGGTGAAACCTCTTAATGGCGCTCAATTTCACTATCAGCAATTTAGCTTCGAAAAAAAAGCATGAACTAAAGAAATCTGATCTCTTTGCTGCTGACCGTCTCATTAAACTGACTGACTTGACTGACTGAACTGACTTCACTAACTGACCTGAACTTGGCAGGCTGGACTCGACTTTCATAAAATAGCCATAACTGCTGATCGTCCCATTAAATttactgactgactgactgactgactgactgactgactggaCTGACTTAACTACAGAGCGTatagaaggttagaggcccgactcggtGCTAAAACAGGCGCTCAGCTTGttgcaacgtacgcaactaatCTACTACTCTATTGTTTTCCCGTAACTGGCGGCGCGTTTGTTGCTGCCGGAGCACCTCCACATAGGCGATTTCTCATGCATCATCCCTCCGCAACTCTCGCTCGTCCAATCTGCGCGGAAATCCGTtcgccgcgcactctcgcgcCAACGTAGGCAACTTCTTGCTCTTACGTCAAACTTGTGTTTCAGGTCCTCCGCACCCTCTATACTCTGCTCGACTGACTTGACTTGACTTGACTGGCTGGCTGACTGACAGACTGACTAACATGGGACATGAAAAAGAGGGATGAAACACAATATAGCCCGAATgcaaacaacaataaaaacacatttaaTACAAACCAGATGGGTTTACAAGGCTAAGGAGATCGAATaaacaaaccaggacgtttcgggccaattagtGCAAACAAGAAGATGAGCATGCAACAGCATGCATGCGAGTTTGCACTAATTCCTACTTTGAGCAGTTGcttgctcattttcttgttttaatttgaaattttttagcttatgttccagttgagaatgggcatgtaattggcccgaagcGTCCTAGTTTGTTTATTCGTTTGTTCCTAGATTGTTTGTTTATAACATCGGGCAAAAAAACGAGGCTTAGTGGCCATCGGATATTGTGAGATTTGTTcggaactattcgaatagatttgatacaaatcTGGACGAAAACAACTCGAATAAGCGAAATTACAGCCGTCGAGCGGTGATTGTCGACAGCCATTTTCAGCGTGGGATTCCGGTATAGGTATAAGACGGAATTTCATGGCCGTACACAACGCGTGCCTGGAATGACCTGGTGTGGTGCTCGTACAtttggtggccctgaaaagggccgttttaaaGAGATGGTTGTGCGGTGATTGTGGCAAGCTGCTTAACCTCCGAAACCGTAGAGGGTACGTCCTTGACGCTTCAAGGCGTAGACGACATCCATAGCGGTGACAGTCTTCCTCTTGGCGTGCTCGGTGTAGGTGACGGCATCACGGATAACGTTCTCGAGGAAGACCTTCAGAACTCCGCGGGTTTCTTCGTAGATGAGTCCAGAGATACGCTTGACTCCACCTCGGCGGGCCAGACGACGGATGGCGGGCTTGGTTATTCCCTGGATGTTATCGCGGAGCACCTTACGGTGACGCTTGGCTCCTCCTTTTCCGAGTCCTTTACCTCCTTTACCACGACCAGTCATGATTGCGCTACTTCGATCTCACGAGAAAGAATGATAGCCGAAGGTGTGTGCGTACCGTTTTTATACAGTCGCTCGACCGAAGTGAAGCGTTGCGATTGGCCGAACCGCTTTCCACTTCCCGcgaaaatgaaccaatgaaCGGTAACAATGTAGCCGCGGGGTCGCGGTAAATTCAAAAGGAGTGGAGGGGCCTTGCTACGCTTTCAAAAACGATGCCGCGCGCGGGACCTCGTTGGAACTATTGTGACGTGTACGAGGGTAGATGGGCCAATCAGAGGAGTGCTGTGCGGCTCTTACCCTCTTCGCATTACCAGTCGACAACTGAACGTCGAACGGTTAGGTTCTCGAGCCAGAGGGACTGAGCGCGGTGCGCAAGCGCAGCTACGCGCGTAGCCCGTAGCCTGAGGGAAACAGCAAGAATTTGATGAAGTTTCACGTGAAATGATCAGTTTTAGTGATTTAAACCCTGAATGAATATatagtggactctcgataattcgaaattgaagtgAAGGGAATcggatttttcttcgaattagcgaggtttcgaaataaagagagttcgaattaaagagattccatgtggaaaaatttcgaattagagaggttcgaattatagagggaaggcgccatctgaattcgaattatagaggggcaaatggacggatttacgccAAAAGGTCTTTAGGTCAAAGGCCAAGCTCTTTTAGACAACAGTTtacttcgaattgtagagggaatgtatcgtcttatttcgaattatagagggaggcccatatttacttcccacacttcgaattgcagagagaattttcaatttcgacTTAAAGAGGGTcgcgccagcttaaaaatttcgaaataacgaggggagaaaaatacattgattttttttcgaattatcgagaaaTTATCAAGGGAaacagactttccttcgaattaacgaggttttcgaattatcgaggttcgaattatcgagagtccactgtagcAATAATATATTTGTATACGTCTCTGTTTATACTGGTCTAGTATCGACCCGACGTGGATTAATAATCGCACTCCGGCAGTATTATTGGGACGTATCACCATGCTCGTTTCTATTAATTTTCTTATATCTGTTGCACACTCGAAGAATAAAGGAAGTAGGGTCCGGGTTTCCTGGGTTTCCTGCAACTCAAGATTTCTTCGGTGCGGGCGGTATCGGGCGCTGGAGTCCCCTAGCAACACCAGCCGTTATTCGACCTAGTCCTAagatatgttttattttattttatttgtttatttttttttatttaatttttttatgtatttttttttatttttttttttattttttttattttttcttatttatttttttgagcaGGTTCAGTTGGAATTGCGcgggaaatatttgaatatgCCCGGGTTGCCGCGCATCGGTTTTCAACACTCATCAGTCCGAATCAACGGGTATCGGCAACACGTATCGGCCGCTGGAGTCCCCCAGCAACACCAGCCGTTATTCGACCTAGTCCtaagatattttttattttattttattttatttttttattttttttatttaatttttttattattttcttatttctttttttttttattttttttattttttttattttttttattttttgttattttttttttaatttttgtattttttttatattttttatttttgtatttttttttatttttttatttttttttattttttatttttttttatttttttattttttttatttttttattttttttatttttttttatttttttattttttttattttttttattttttttatttttttattttttttttatttttttattttttttattttttattttttttttttttttttttttttttttttttttttttttttttttttttttctctagaaaAGAAATAggtgtactttatttttttggaaatt is a window from the Bemisia tabaci chromosome 5, PGI_BMITA_v3 genome containing:
- the LOC109041400 gene encoding histone H4, which gives rise to MTGRGKGGKGLGKGGAKRHRKVLRDNIQGITKPAIRRLARRGGVKRISGLIYEETRGVLKVFLENVIRDAVTYTEHAKRKTVTAMDVVYALKRQGRTLYGFGG
- the LOC109041399 gene encoding histone H1-like, with product MSDAPVAAAPATPKTPKKKAAAKPKKPAAHPPTATMVNEAIKSLKDKKGSSLQAIKKYIAATYKVDADKLAPFIRKYVISATGSGKLILTKGKGAAGSFKLPAKEEKKKVAKKPAKPKAAKAKKPKAAKPKKVKSPKKPKAAKSPKAKKVAKPPTKKPKAPKPKKAAVKKSPKKAAPKKK